CTCGGCGTCTTCCCGACGAGGGTGGATGGTGTCCTCACCGACGAGGATATGGTCTTCTTCAAGAACCTTCTGGGCCTGCACGACGCATTAGACGATCTCTGCCCGGTCGTGCTGACACAGGACCTCCTGGACGACGTGCTCGAGGGCAGAAAAGTCGACTTGGTAGATAAGATCCGAGCCTCTTTCCAAAAAGTCGCCGCGGATAAGGAGGTGCTTATTGTAGTCGGCATCGGGTACCTGTGGAGCGGTTCCTTCATCGGTCTTTCGGAAGCCGATTTCCTGCGAGAAGTCGATGGGAGACTGCTGCTGACTGACAGATTCGGCTGGATCAATCGGACAGCAGACCGCCTGCTCGCGGCCCGCCAGGAGGTGGGTGACCGGCTGGTCGGCGTTATCTTCAATCGTGTCGAACCGAGGGAAGAGCACCTTGTCGGACATCTCCTTTCCGATTTTCTCAGATCCAAGAACATCGATGTTTTCGGCGTCATACCGGAGGACCCCAAATTGGGTGCCGTAACCGTTCGCGAGATCCTCGAGTTGACCAACGGAAAGCTCCTCTGCTGCGAGGACAAACTCGATGAGACGGTAGAGCGGTTTTCGGTGGGAGCAATGACCGCCGAAGCGGCTCTTCGCCATTTCATCAGGATCCGAGAAAAAGCAGTCATCACGGGCGGAGACCGTGCCGATATTATGCTGGCGGCCCTGGATACCTCGACAAAATGCCTCGTTTTGACGGGAAACCTCTACCCCAATGACGTCGTTATCTCACGCGCCCAGCAGGCCGGCGTGCCGGTGATCGTCGTTCCCGGTGATACGCTGCACACTATTGAGAAGTTTGAAGACATCATGGGGCGCCATAGCATTCGGGAGAAAAAGCAGGTGGATTACGCCGTCAGACTGATGGACCGGCACATTGATTATGATGCGCTGTTCAAGAAGATAGGGTTATGAGATCCGGGAGATGCACCAGTGGCGATGCGAATAAAAATAGAAGCGGGCGGTGTGACGGCTGAGGCTCTCCTGAATGAGAGCGGGGCGGCCAAATTGATCTGGGATGCGCTCCCATTTGTCTCAAAAGCGAACAGATGGGGAGAAGAAGTCTACTTCACCATTCCGGTGAGCGCGGAGTTGGAAAACGCCGCGGAATTGGTTGACGTCGGCGATCTGGGATACTGGCCGCGAGGCTCTGCTTTCTGCATCTTTTTCGGTCCCACTCCGATCAGCCGAGACAATGAAATCAGACCCGCAAGCGCCGTCAGCATTATTGGAAAGATAGACGGCGACGCCACGGTCTTTCGGGTGGTTGAGAATCAGGAGAAAATACGCCTTTCCCGTTCCGAATGATCGATCGCCCTCGGTGAAAATCCCGGCGTCCTTGCCTTTCAGAAATTATCTGATGTATAATTTTCAACGAGTCAGAATGATTTTTCAATCTGCAGGAAGCAATATGAAAAAGACTTTTTGTCTGGCGTTATTGCTGCTGGTCTTTTTACCCGCACATGCATTTCCGCAAGAGGACGGCAGAAATGAACCGGATTCCTTATACCTCGAACGGGAAGATTCTTTGAAAAATGAAAGTGGCGGTCTCCTTGATTTTCTTCCTTTTTTCGGCAATAAAAGGAATGAGATTCGCAATGAGAGACTGCTGCCGTCCCCTTCGCCGAAAGCAAGCAAGCCCGTCCTGGCCGCACGAGAATTGAACGAGCTGAAAACCTTCGCCGGTAATTGGCTGTTGACATCTGAAATAACCGAACCCGCGGTTAGAAAAACTGAAGACGACAGCTATTACCGGGACTATATCGTCTTCGACGACGAATACACGATTGAGGTAATGAGGGGCGATTCACCCGAAAAGCCTTTTATAGGATATGTCTATGCGCGGGGTGATTATTTCCAAACGGCCCCGCATGAAACCGCCGAAGAGGCCCGATCTGATTTCAATTTCAAGTATCAGCCGCTCGATTTCCGCGTCATCTTCGAGCGAATCGAGAAGTGGGATTATTCTACCGAGTCGCAGGAAGCGCCCATCGTGTTCCGGGAACAGTGGGTGTTTCAAAAGCTGCAATCGAAAGCAAAAGCCGAAACCTCCAAAGCTCCGGCTGCACCCGAGGCCGCCGCTCCACCACCCGAACTGGTTCTGGAACCCGCGATTCAGAAAAATGAGAATGCGCGGCAATAAGAAGCGCTTCCTTTCCCAAATGATTCCAATCAATTTATTTCAGGCGCTTCCTTAAGAGATTGAATGAACATGCTTGCCGTTTCAACATCATGGAAATCAACCAAAGCGAAGAACGCCGATGAAATTATCCGGCCCGTTCTGAAGCTCGGCGTGAACACCATCGAATTGGAATACCGTGTAACCGAAGAGGTATTCCGGCAGATGTCGCCGGCGCTGAAGCGAAACGAGCCGGCAGTTTCAAGCGTCCATAACTTCTTCCCGGTTCCACCCATCCTTTCGGAAGACGAGGCCGGCGGGGACGCCTTCCTGCTTTCCTCGCCTGAAAAGGAAGAGCGCGAGCTTGCCGTAAAATATACGCTGAGGACACTCGAGTTCGCCCGAGAGGCCGGCGCCTCAGCCGTCGTCCTCCATCTGGGAATTACCGAAATGGATGATGATTACCATTACTTGAAACAAGAGTATGCGAAGGAGAAGCCCGCGGTGGAGAAAGGCCGGATACGGGAACTGCTTAAACAGAGGCGGAGTATTAGCCGTAAGTACCTCGATTCGGCTTTATTCAGCCTTGATA
The DNA window shown above is from Candidatus Abyssobacteria bacterium SURF_5 and carries:
- a CDS encoding phosphotransacetylase family protein encodes the protein MIPLFVDSLSEYSGRNTICFSTGFKLKEANKKVGFFKPLGVFPTRVDGVLTDEDMVFFKNLLGLHDALDDLCPVVLTQDLLDDVLEGRKVDLVDKIRASFQKVAADKEVLIVVGIGYLWSGSFIGLSEADFLREVDGRLLLTDRFGWINRTADRLLAARQEVGDRLVGVIFNRVEPREEHLVGHLLSDFLRSKNIDVFGVIPEDPKLGAVTVREILELTNGKLLCCEDKLDETVERFSVGAMTAEAALRHFIRIREKAVITGGDRADIMLAALDTSTKCLVLTGNLYPNDVVISRAQQAGVPVIVVPGDTLHTIEKFEDIMGRHSIREKKQVDYAVRLMDRHIDYDALFKKIGL